From Vallitalea longa, one genomic window encodes:
- the malQ gene encoding 4-alpha-glucanotransferase has product MINIKSEVKNNRLSGILLHPTSLPSKYGIGDLGKSAYNFIDFLAKTKQKIWQVLPLGHTGFGDSPYQSFSSFAGQPLIISPDKLIEMRLLRKEECYTDHKFSQHKIDYSFVIKYKFSILKKAYNNFLKTNDNKLYNKWLSFCGKEKSWLEDYALFMACKDYFNGSIWNEWDDDISTPTKETKLKWINKLSYDIDFYKFIQFIFYEQWFNLKAYANEHEIYIIGDLPIFTSYDSSDVWANKELFSLDSHGCPTEIAGVPPDYFSATGQLWGNPLYNWNNHKKTSYKWWVSRLAHILKLVDFVRIDHFRGFESYWAIPYGSKTAISGKWKKGPNKELLNAFINELGTKLPIIAEDLGIITNKVKKLRDEYNLPGIKVLQFAFEDLKDNDFLPHNYNTNSVCYSGTHDNDTTLSWYKKTDEINRDKVRRYMNTDAKDITWDFIRTCFGSVSKIAVIPLQDILSLDNDARMNTPGTSMGNWQWRYTDDMLTNNISKKLLAITELYGRG; this is encoded by the coding sequence TTGATTAATATCAAAAGCGAAGTAAAAAACAATAGACTATCCGGTATATTATTGCACCCTACTTCTCTCCCAAGCAAATATGGTATTGGTGATTTAGGGAAAAGTGCATATAATTTTATTGATTTTCTAGCAAAGACCAAACAAAAGATATGGCAGGTACTGCCTTTGGGTCATACTGGTTTTGGAGATTCACCATATCAATCTTTCTCATCATTTGCAGGTCAGCCACTAATCATAAGTCCTGATAAACTGATTGAAATGCGATTACTTAGAAAAGAAGAATGTTATACCGATCATAAATTCAGTCAACATAAGATTGATTATTCCTTTGTAATCAAATATAAATTTTCTATTTTGAAAAAGGCATATAATAATTTTCTAAAAACCAATGATAACAAATTATATAATAAATGGCTTTCATTTTGCGGAAAAGAAAAATCGTGGCTTGAGGATTATGCTCTATTCATGGCATGCAAAGATTACTTCAATGGAAGCATATGGAATGAATGGGATGATGATATATCCACCCCAACTAAAGAGACTAAACTGAAATGGATAAATAAGTTATCATATGATATAGACTTTTATAAATTCATACAATTCATTTTTTATGAACAATGGTTTAATCTTAAAGCTTATGCCAATGAACACGAAATTTATATAATAGGAGATTTACCTATATTTACTTCATATGACAGTAGTGACGTTTGGGCTAATAAAGAATTATTCTCATTGGATTCTCATGGGTGTCCTACTGAAATTGCTGGTGTCCCTCCTGATTATTTTAGCGCTACAGGTCAATTATGGGGTAATCCTCTATACAACTGGAACAATCATAAAAAAACATCTTATAAATGGTGGGTCAGCAGATTAGCTCATATATTAAAATTAGTTGATTTCGTTAGAATAGATCATTTTAGAGGCTTTGAAAGCTATTGGGCTATTCCATACGGTAGCAAAACAGCTATATCCGGTAAATGGAAAAAAGGTCCAAACAAAGAATTATTAAATGCATTTATTAATGAATTAGGAACCAAGTTACCAATTATAGCAGAAGATCTTGGCATCATTACAAATAAAGTAAAAAAATTAAGGGATGAATACAATCTACCTGGCATAAAAGTATTACAATTCGCTTTTGAAGATCTTAAGGACAATGATTTTTTACCTCATAATTATAATACCAACAGTGTATGCTATAGCGGTACTCATGATAATGATACAACTCTCTCATGGTATAAGAAAACCGATGAAATAAATAGAGATAAAGTAAGACGATATATGAATACAGATGCTAAAGATATCACTTGGGATTTTATTAGAACCTGTTTTGGTTCAGTTTCAAAAATAGCCGTTATTCCTCTTCAAGACATATTATCTCTTGATAACGATGCCAGAATGAATACGCCAGGAACATCCATGGGTAATTGGCAATGGCGATATACTGATGACATGTTAAC
- a CDS encoding nicotinate phosphoribosyltransferase, translating to MHGADLTLLTDFYQLTMMQGYYHLNSRDQIVVFDLFYRVNPHGSSFSIAAGLEQAISYIENINFKEDDIEYLKQQKIFSDNFLDYLRTFKFTGNIYSVPEGTVVFPNEPILKVVAPLCEAQLIETALLNIINHQSLIATKAARVKWAAGNDTVLEFGLRRAQGPDAGNLGARAAVIGGCSATSNVLAAKWFDIPAKGTHAHSWVMSFSDELTSFRKYAELYPMNCLLLVDTYDTLKSGVPNAIKVFQELKDKGIKPAFYGIRLDSGDLSYLSKKARIMLDEAGFEDAVISASSDLDEYLIRDLKLQGAKITLWGVGTNLITSKGNPSFGGVYKLSAKYDGEKFIPKMKISENPEKITNPGNKKIIRVYNKRSGKIKADLIALNHEEIDESKPLVLFDPKATWKHMKLQPGTYYTRELLVPIFIDGKCVYDTPSTFSIKEYCEKELSTLWSESRRLMNPQNVYVDLSHELFTLKESMIKQYRNEQ from the coding sequence ATGCATGGTGCTGATTTAACATTGCTGACAGATTTCTATCAATTGACAATGATGCAGGGTTATTACCACCTTAACTCAAGAGACCAAATTGTAGTATTTGACTTATTCTATAGAGTTAACCCTCATGGAAGCAGTTTTTCAATTGCTGCAGGTCTTGAACAGGCAATAAGTTATATTGAAAACATTAACTTCAAAGAGGATGATATTGAATATTTAAAACAACAAAAAATATTTAGCGATAATTTTTTAGATTATCTAAGAACTTTTAAATTTACTGGTAACATATATTCTGTACCAGAAGGTACCGTTGTCTTCCCTAACGAACCTATCCTCAAAGTTGTAGCGCCTTTATGTGAAGCACAGCTTATTGAAACTGCACTTCTTAATATAATTAACCACCAGAGTCTTATAGCAACAAAAGCCGCTCGTGTGAAATGGGCTGCTGGAAATGACACTGTACTTGAATTCGGTTTAAGAAGAGCTCAAGGACCAGATGCAGGTAATTTAGGTGCTAGAGCTGCTGTAATAGGTGGTTGTAGTGCAACATCTAATGTATTAGCCGCTAAATGGTTTGATATACCAGCAAAAGGTACACATGCTCACAGTTGGGTTATGAGTTTCTCTGATGAATTAACTTCATTCAGGAAATATGCTGAATTATATCCAATGAATTGTTTATTGCTTGTCGATACATACGATACATTAAAATCAGGTGTTCCAAATGCTATAAAAGTTTTTCAAGAATTAAAAGACAAAGGAATAAAACCTGCTTTTTATGGAATAAGATTGGATAGTGGCGACTTATCATACTTATCTAAAAAAGCAAGGATAATGCTAGACGAAGCTGGTTTTGAAGATGCTGTAATAAGTGCCTCAAGTGATCTAGATGAATACCTAATCCGTGACCTGAAACTACAAGGAGCTAAAATTACTCTCTGGGGTGTAGGAACCAACCTTATAACATCAAAAGGTAATCCATCATTTGGTGGTGTATATAAATTATCAGCTAAATATGACGGAGAAAAATTCATACCTAAAATGAAAATATCTGAAAACCCTGAGAAAATAACTAATCCTGGTAATAAAAAAATTATTAGAGTATATAATAAACGTTCAGGTAAAATAAAAGCCGATCTAATAGCTCTTAACCATGAAGAAATTGATGAATCTAAACCATTAGTATTATTTGATCCAAAAGCTACATGGAAACATATGAAACTACAACCTGGAACATATTATACCAGAGAATTATTAGTTCCAATATTTATTGATGGAAAATGTGTATATGATACTCCAAGCACATTTAGTATAAAAGAATATTGTGAGAAAGAACTATCTACTTTGTGGTCTGAATCAAGAAGACTCATGAATCCACAAAATGTATATGTTGATTTGTCTCATGAATTATTCACTTTGAAAGAATCTATGATAAAACAATATAGAAACGAACAATAA